The following DNA comes from Candidatus Methylacidiphilum fumarolicum.
ATTCTTCGCAGTATTCGTATTGTATTCATCAATTTGTTTAGATCTTGAATTTCATTAACACCATCGCATTGGTTGTACCATTCCCTTAGTTTATCAAGACCTGTGACGATAGTAACTATGTCGAATTCCATTTCTTCAGCTGCAAGATTCTTACTGACCTCCCATGACCAATTTCTAAGTTTTGTTTCACATCATTTCGAAAAATGGACATAGTACGGCTGACTTATAATCGTGTGTTCTACAGACTCTTTGGGTAAGATGCACTTACAAGCTCCTCATGTTTCCGTACGAAAGCCACTAACTCAGTTCAATTCAAGGAAATCTTTTTCTTTTACTACGTTGGTTTTTAAGACCTACAGTCAGCAAAAACCGTTTTGATTTTTTAATTAAGTAGTCCTCCATCATAATCAACTTGATCAATATTTTTGCCCTCACATTTTTGAAATTGCATTCATATCACTAGCTTTTCCTCAGGTCTTCTAAGCTCTGGTATTCCTTAAGGTTGAGCTGAGCTGTGTATGGTAAGATTTTTCTCTGCTTCAAATAGCCCAATCAATAATTTCAGACTACTAATCAGCCAACTTCATCAATAGTGTTGGGAACTTTATCGGTCTAATCAAACGAACATCATACTGCACCACTTAGCCACTTTAAAGGAGGTTTGAAATTCGTCTCTTTTCTCTTCTTCGTTTAAGAAGTTCGTTTTATATTTTTTTATTCCTTATGAAAGAAAAACTTGAAGATCGCGATTTGGAAAGGAACGAGCTTTGTGACAAGCAGCTTGAAGCTTTCCCCACTGCCAAGCTTTCTTCTTATCCTCTTGAAGGGCTATCGACTGAGAATCAACCAGCCTTGGCTTTCCTATCGGAAGAAAAAGTCGCTGTGTTTTACAGATTAAAAAAAGAAGAAAGGCCTTGGGAATATCCTCTTTATGGTAGCCTGGTTGCTGCCGGCTTTCCCAATCCGGGTGACGATTATCTAGAAAAAAGTTTGAGTCTAGACGAACTTCTGGTTAAAAGGCCCTCGTCCACTTTTTTTGTCAGAACCAGCGGACACTCGATGGAAGGAGAAGGAATTCGAAACGGCGACATTCTGGTAGTCGACAGAGCTGAAACACCGAAAAACGGATCGATTGTGGTAGCAGCTATCAATGGAGAGCTAGCAGTTAAAAAGCTGCGGATAGAAGGAGGTAGAGCTTGGCTACTATCGGTGCCGCACCATCGAGAAAGCAAAACTTTTTCTATGGAAATAAAAGAGGAAATAGAGTTAGTGATCTGGGGAGTGGTTACCGCCGTCATTCACAAGGTTGGTTAGCATGAATAAGCAGAAAAGATTTGGCCTCATCGACTGCGATAACTTTTATGTTTCCTGCGAGCGGTTGTTTAATCCTTCTCTGGAAGGCAAACCGGTGGTGGTGCTTTCAAATAACGACGGTTGTGTTGTCTCCAGATCTAAAGAAGCTAAGGCCCTGGGGATTCCGATGGGAGCTCCTTTTTTTCAGTGGAAAGAGTTTTTTCAATCCCATAAGTTGATAGCTCTTTCGAGCAACTACACTCTCTATGGGGACATCAGTAGCAGGGTCATGGAGCTTGTCGAAGCCTCCGCTCCTTTGGTAGAAGTGTACAGTATCGACGAGACCTGGGTGGACCTAACGGATAGCCCTTCACCCTATGAATATGCAAGGGAATTAAGAAAAAAAATCTGGAGGTGGACTGGCATTCCCGTAACCATAGGCATTGGGCCTACGAAAACGCTAGCGAAAGTCGCTTCAAAAATTGCGAAAAAAATGGATAATCTGCGGGGAGTCAATTTTCTTTCTAACGAGGATCAAATAATCGCAGCGTTGAGCATCATAGATGTAGAAGATGTCTGGGGGATAGGCCACAGGCTAGCTGCAAAACTAAAAGAACTTAAGATCCACAGTGGCCTTGACTTGAGGAATGCGGATCCTTTCCATATAAGAAAACTATTCTCCGTGATGCTAGAACGAACGGTATGGGAACTAAGAGGGATAAGTTGTTTTGATTTCGAAGAAAACGCCAAACCGCCAAAGCAGATCCTTTCATCGCAGACTTTTGGAAAAGCTCTTTTTCAACTGGACGAGCTAAAAGCAGCTATGGCTAATTTTGTGAATGAAGCCGGAGGAAAGCTCAGACGCTTCGGTCTGGCCGCTGGAAGCATGACAGTATTCGTCAGGCATGGGTCTTTTCCCGGGCAAGTAACCTCAGCAACTCTCCGGTTTATAGAGCCAGTGGAAGATACGATCACTCTGTTGGACAAAGGAGAAAGTCTTCTCCAGTCCGTTTACAAACCCAACAGAACCTATACAAAATCAGGAGTACTTCTTTTCGATCTTCAGCCAAGAGAAAATCATCAGCTCGCTTTCTGGTCGAGAAAAGAGGAAAAAGAAGAAAAATTACGTACTCTTTCTCAACTTTTGGATGATTGGTCCATGGGGAGAAGCAAGCCAGCCCTGAGGGTAGGAACAGAACTGTTCAGCGAAAATTGGCGGCTGCGAGCAGAAAGGAAAACCCCTAGCTACACGAGCAGATGGAAAGAAATTCCCACAGTCCGGGCCTGAACTCTGGAAAGTTAAGAAATTGGCGTTTTACGAGCTTATAGCTCGATGCCAGAAAACCCAGCGCTCTTAAAGATGTATGCCAACAGTCCGGACAGGACAAAAGGAAGGATAAGCAGGATAGGAAACGTCTGCTTTTGTAAAAAGGCGAGCAGAGGATGTACAATGAAAATTAGCGTAATGAGACGCAGCAAAAACAAAAGACAATGTAGAGCGTATATAGGTAGGCAATACAAGGATCGGTTCTGAATAGCAAAAAGAGGATAAAAAGAGGATATAGAAAGACAGGGTAACCTGTTGGAATTATTTTTAGTAAAACAGAATAAGAAGTTTACGAGTGAACGCCGGGAAAGGCCACACTTTTAAGAGTGGGATGAGAGGCGATCTCATAATGAGATATATTGCAGATATCTCATGATTGTATTATGATGTAACTTTGGACGGGAAACGATGGAAGCGATCAAAAACAGCCGTATACAATATTGGTTATCAGCTCATCTGGTGTCCCAAATATCGCCGTCCGGTTTTGGTGGGTGAAGTAGCGGCAGCGGCTAAAAGAGCTATTGCACGAGAAAGCCAGAAAAATCGAAGTGGAGATTGTGCAGGTAGAAGTTATGCCTGACCATATACACGAGTTCGCAAAGACCATTCCAACGAACAGCCCCACTTTATCGTACAGCAGTTGAAAGGCTACCCTATAGAATATTAAGGGGAATTTCTATTATAAATCGATTGGTGGAGAAGTAGGAGTGGACTTTGGTATTGATTCGAAATTAACTCTATCTAACGGGATAAAGATAGACTTTGAATGGCAAGAGTTCACTAGGCTCAAGCGACTACAGAGAAAACTCACAAAGTTGAAAAACGATTCAAAGAATAAGAGCAAAGTTCAGAATCTTCTTAAAAAGGAACATGAGGAGATAAGAAACAAGCGAAAGGATGCCCAGAACAAGACTTTAGCATTTCTTAAACTACACAGAGGAGTTGTCTTCCAGGAAGATTTTCTAAAGGATTGGGCAAGGCTCTTTGGCCGTCAGGTTCACGCCTCGGGTATAGGCGAACTGAAATCGAGGTTGAGGAACAGTCTTGAAACGCCTGTCTTCATAGGTAGATATGAACCAACTACTTAAGAGTGCTTTGCCTGCGGGAAACGACATAAGCTATCGATCTCAGACAGAACTCTCAAATGTTCTTGTTCCTGGGCTAGCGACCGTGATATTAATGCCGCCCTGGTTATTTTAAGAAAAGGGCTTGGCTTGAGCTATGATCAGACCGTAGGGCTGGACCGTTCCGAACTAACGCCTCTGGAGAAGGAGACCGCTG
Coding sequences within:
- a CDS encoding transposase, giving the protein MDFGIDSKLTLSNGIKIDFEWQEFTRLKRLQRKLTKLKNDSKNKSKVQNLLKKEHEEIRNKRKDAQNKTLAFLKLHRGVVFQEDFLKDWARLFGRQVHASGIGELKSRLRNSLETPVFIGRYEPTT
- a CDS encoding LexA family protein, with amino-acid sequence MKEKLEDRDLERNELCDKQLEAFPTAKLSSYPLEGLSTENQPALAFLSEEKVAVFYRLKKEERPWEYPLYGSLVAAGFPNPGDDYLEKSLSLDELLVKRPSSTFFVRTSGHSMEGEGIRNGDILVVDRAETPKNGSIVVAAINGELAVKKLRIEGGRAWLLSVPHHRESKTFSMEIKEEIELVIWGVVTAVIHKVG
- a CDS encoding Y-family DNA polymerase, encoding MNKQKRFGLIDCDNFYVSCERLFNPSLEGKPVVVLSNNDGCVVSRSKEAKALGIPMGAPFFQWKEFFQSHKLIALSSNYTLYGDISSRVMELVEASAPLVEVYSIDETWVDLTDSPSPYEYARELRKKIWRWTGIPVTIGIGPTKTLAKVASKIAKKMDNLRGVNFLSNEDQIIAALSIIDVEDVWGIGHRLAAKLKELKIHSGLDLRNADPFHIRKLFSVMLERTVWELRGISCFDFEENAKPPKQILSSQTFGKALFQLDELKAAMANFVNEAGGKLRRFGLAAGSMTVFVRHGSFPGQVTSATLRFIEPVEDTITLLDKGESLLQSVYKPNRTYTKSGVLLFDLQPRENHQLAFWSRKEEKEEKLRTLSQLLDDWSMGRSKPALRVGTELFSENWRLRAERKTPSYTSRWKEIPTVRA